The Zingiber officinale cultivar Zhangliang unplaced genomic scaffold, Zo_v1.1 ctg136, whole genome shotgun sequence genome segment TATAATTGTTGACCCACGGGAAAACTTGTATTCACAATTTTTTGTTATAGATGTACCCATCACACTGACAGTGCTTAAAAATGTATGGTGATAAAGCTCTTTTATTCTTTGTGAAACAATTTCATGTAAGGAAGTACTGCTAAACTGGGAACAATTATTTAACACTAGTATCAATATCAAAGTGATGTGCTTAGCTTCTGCAGTTTCGTAGTTATCTATTAAAGAAAAGGCCAATCATTTGTCTAGAAGAATGAATTCTTCTTATGTACCGAGAGGCCAGAATTGAATTAAAACAAACATATCAGTAATGGGCTCATCCTTGTAAGGACGTGCAAAGAGATAAAGGCATGTTATCAGGTTTTTAAGGAGTTGGATCTGAATTATCCATATATAGTGATACAATACCAAAATGTGGTAATAAACATTTGTTTTCTGTCATCATGCTCACTCAACAAAATCCCTAGCATCTGAGTTGAAGTAAGTGAGAAATAATTCATTTTTTGAGTGTTTCTTTTCATCATTATGTTGGTTGATTCCATACTTCTGAAGTTGACCTTAGTTAGCTGCCTATCCATATTTACTCTATGATTTTTGGAAAGTGGATGCTTGTTGTACATGGTCAACTTGATTTGGGCCTTAGGTTATATTTCTGAGTTATCCTTTTTTGGGGTGACAATCATGGATTTTTTAATTCACATTACTCTCATTGCAATACCTTGTGTTAACTTGTAAAATCAGCAGGTTCTTGGAACTTAATGGGTGTAACAGGTTAGTAGATTTGGTAGGATCCTTTTGGTCTTCTTGTGTCATTTTTTCAAACACAGTAGATTTTGATGTTTTTATTTTGATATTCAGCTTTTGTTCAAGGATAATTGCCACTCAAATCAGGAATCACAGAAGAGAATGACTAGCAATCCACAATCTTCAGGGGCACAGGTACATGTTCCACATGTCTTTGCTCTTATTTTGCGTTTTTTACCTGTTTCGTCTTTCACTTCCTTGGTGGTAGGCCTATTGTGTGCCTTGATGTCTCtctagttattttattttgtttcttttttctcAATATTGCATCATGATAATTATGTCACATGCCATTTATAGCCCCTTAGACCTCCAGTAGTGGGTTCTGCTGGTCCACCACCAAATTTTGGTGCCTCCATGCCTGTACAAGTAAGTCTGCTtcatttttttttgcatttttttttccctttatttGCTTATTTTTACTGTGATCTAGTTGTCATGTGAATATTGCAGTATAGGACAATGGTTCCAGCCCCACAATTTGTCCCAGCTGCCTCTCAGCAATTTAGGCCTGTCCCCCAAGGAATGCCAGCGCCAAATATTTCCATGCCTGCTGGTCAAACTCAAATGCCTCATTTTTCTCAATCAACACAGCAATTGCCTCCAATGTCAGGCCAACCGGGTCAAGTGCCACCATCATCCCAAGCAATTCCAATGCCATATGTTCAAGCAAGTAGACCTATCTCATCTGGGCCGTTGCCACCTCAACAAAATGCTCAAGTGCCAAACAATGTGCCTAATCTTCCAGGTGCAGCAATGCCCCTTTCTTCATCATACACGGTAAGGCCCCAAAGCTACAAAGAAAAGCTAGCATACCTTCATTTTGATCGATTGTTTGATGTTACAGTATTGGATTGCAGTTTGCAACATCTTATGTTCAGGCACCAAATACCATAAATGCTCCAGTTCAGTATCAACCAGCAACACAGGTGACCCCTTCGAGGACACAAACCTGGGCAACACCTGGAACTCAGAGTGTACCTCTTGTTGCACCTTTGCATCAGACTGCCCAACAACCTTTGGCTACCTCTGTGACTGTTCCAGTaagttttgttttaattttttttttttcgcaTTTGTTAATTCTGCTTAGATGAAAATTTTGTAGTCTCCTAGCTTAACCTTTTATGTCTGATGAAAAAAGGCACAAACTGTACAATCAAATTCTACAGAACAGAGCTCTTCTGACTGGCAAGAGCACACTGCTGCTGATGGAAAAAGGTGTGGATTGAGTAATTATGCTTattttatgttttcttttcaTGAAGTTACTATTTCTATTTATGATTGCTATTGCTACTTAAATTAAAGTTATTCAGAGTTAAAGTTACTTTCATCAATGTATGTCAATGTTCCACTAAAATGCCAGTGGTGTGTTATGTCTGATATTAGTACATGATATTCTTTGTCCTCCATTAGTTTTGTACATTATTCCTTTTTGTTatgattcatcattttttttttcttttcagatACTATTATAATAAGAAGACTAGGCAATCTGTCTGGGAGAAACCCCTTGAATTGATGACGCCTATTGAGGTAAGTCATTTTATGAAACACTGATATGCTTGTTAATTTTGGTATGGACTTCATATCACACCAATTATTTTTTCTGATTGTGCTTCATTTGATCAGTCCTGTTCATGTTTGACATATGGGACACCTTTTCAGTGTGCTATAAGTATGTAACATCTAGTTGTTGTGACCAAccagaaatatttaatttatacaaAAGATCTATTGCTAAGGTGGTCTTTATATCCGCGAAGTTTGGTAAACACAACATTCTCACCTTAACTCTTTTGTAGTGTATCTGGTTTAGGTAGTTTTAGTTGTAGGTTCATGTTTGCCTTGGTAGAAAAAGTTTAACTTAATCATGTCGATTAAATTACTTGATTAGTTTTAAAGTTTATCACAAGTACTTGCTTCAAAATTCTCACAGACAGGTATCTTCCCTATGTGGTTATTTTCTGCAGTATTTGTTGGTGCGTCTCTTATCATGCATCTGCCAATAACATGTTGATTATACTGTAATTAGCCAAGTTGTCACTAAGTTTTCGTAACTAAGACTACGCTAAGTAGGATATGCTTTGCCAGCATGGTGTTTGCTTACCCGTTTTATTTGATCAGACACATGGTGTTTGTATCCTTCTTCTGCCCTAAAACATGTGTTTCATTCTTTGCTTGATCAAGGGCTTTTCTTGTTTTAAAATAGATCTAGCTCCCGTTATTCATTAACTTGGGCGAGTTTGGTGGTTCTTATTATATTGTAATATTTTGTGAACAAGAAAATATTTCACTACCAGATTGTTTCTTGGCCTTGACTTCATTCGTGACTTGTATATCTTGAATTTGAGATGTTATTGTGCCAAATTTCATCTTGCTTTCTTTACTTAAATGTATCTGGTTGAACTTCCTCTTTACATAACTTTTTATTGGTCTTTATATCTTGCTCCTCACTTATTCTTTTATTGGAAATCTCAGTAGTATTTGGAGTAACATTTTTTTTTGGTATCAGAGGGCAGATGCATCCACTGACTGGAAGGAGTTTACTACCTCAGACGGTCGAAAGTAtgcactgattttttttttaacattttcttCTAGTTTTCTAAATTCCTCAAGCACTGCTGTTTTTGTTCCATTAGTAAAATTGTTTTTATTTGTTGTAGATATTACTATAACAAGGCCACAAAGCAATCCAAATGGACAATTCCTGATGATCTTAAGGTTTTAGCTTTTCATTTTTATTTCATCTGTTATCTTTTTGTCCTATTATAGTTTTATGCCAATCGCCAAACATGGCTATAAATACGATGAGATAATTTTAACCCACATTTTGATTTTAGCTAGCCCGAGAGCAGGCAGAGAACACTGCTGCTAATCTGACATCAAATGAGACTGAAACAACTGCAACTGTTACTTCAACAGTTCATTCTGCTGAgatttcttcttccaatcctgtGGCTTCTGCTGTGCCCTTGGTCTCATCTAATTCAACGCAATTGCCAACTAATTATGGTGTACAACCAAATGTTATGGCATTAACACCTACATCTGTAGCAGTTGCAACAAATTCTGGTATGACTTCTAGTTCTGTTGGGACAGAACACACAAGCTTGCAATCTGGAATTCCTCAACCTCCTCCTGTGAGGGATCAATTTTCTAATGCTGGCGTTGATGATACCATCACTGAAATTAGGTATGCTTCCTAGTGCTTTTCAAATGTATGCTTTCTTCATATAATTAGTTAAAATTAGTATATTTATACCTTTCCAGGAGTAATCAGAATAAATCACCCTCGACACACATTGCTAGCTTACCTGATGGGACTTCTCAGGATCTTGAGGTATGGAAACATAGATGTGGCATGCTGTAATGACGATACATAGTTGCTTATACATTTTAAGCTAGATAAGTGAATCATTTGAGATTCATTTATGATCATCTTATGCTTCATCTAGCCATATCTATCTTTGTTCATATCTGTATTTCATATTAGCTTTGTAACCTGTTGCTTATGTTAGTAGTCGTTGTGATGGTAATTTATTAGCATTATGGTTTCAAGCATAGGGACTCACTACAAGCTTGCATTGAGCATTGACATGAtaattttcctctttttttttcctttctcaaAGATGAGCAGTGTAATGTGTTCTTCTTGAGTCATCACCTATACATTTTAAAGTTGTTTATTCAACTAGATTGTGTGTTGCTTGCTTGACTGAACGAAGTTTGGCTGTGGAAGTCAGGTAAGATTTTCATTATGGCATAAGTCTTGTATGGCTAAGCATTAAAAGTGTGATTTGTGGATTGTGTGATTTTTTCCTGTGACCTGCTTGTTTCATTTTTGCCTCTTGACATATCTGTAGTTTTATGGAACAACTCAATACTAAAATGAGAATCCTTGCCTAAGCAATTTTCTTCTATGGGACAAATTTTTATCCTTGTACACTGTCGTTGATGCTATAGGAAGACAAAAAAACCATGCCAACTGTTGAGAAATCGGGCACTCCAACTGAAGATAAAGAAGTTGATGAAGAACCCTTGGTTTATGCTAATAAGCTGGTAAGATAATATGTTTCATTTGTTTTGATAGTAAATGAGGGTTTGTAACTGATATATCCCTTTAGGAGGCAAAAAATGCTTTCAAGGCTTTACTTGAATCTGTCAACGTTGAGTCTGATTGGACATGGGAGCAGgtaatattttttctttctttctttcgttttcatttttttgtttcaaattttatgtAAAGAGTCAGAAGATACCTTTATAGTACATTTGCTGACATGTGGTTTTATTGTTCGAATTTGTAGGCAATGAGGATTATCATCAACGACAAAAGATACAGTGCTTTGAAAACTCTTGGAGAAAGAAAACAAGCATTTAATGAGGTAAACTTTTGTATAAAGTTTTATACGTAAATTTTGATATTGGAAATGGTTTATCATGTTATGGTGCGATATTTTAGTCTGTCATTCTATATTTGACTGAATTTGTATTCCAAAATGTCATTTGGCTGCTTATCAAAGTTGTCTTCTTGTACAGTATTTGGGTCAAAGGAAAAAACAAGAGGCTGAGGAGAAGCGGATCAAACAGAAGAAAGCACGGGAAGATTTTACAAGAATGTTAGAAGTAAGTAATATTGTAAATGTGGCTCCCTTTGCTCTTAATCATTCAATTTACATTGTTTTTTTTTGGTAGGAATGCAAGGAACTGACATCACAGACTCGATGGGGGTTTGTATATGATATTTTCATGTTTTtaacaattttaaaatattttacctTTTAAACCAGATGGATTCCATGGGAGGCTTATTTTATTGCTATGTAGGACTTATGTTTGCTTTTGATGTTTTGTCAGCAATTTATACTTAAACGGTTGTCAATTTATGCAGAAAGGCTATATCCATGTTTGAGGATGATGAACGTTTCAGTGCTGTTGAGCGTCCAAGAGAGCGTGAGGATCTATTTGAAAGTTATTTAGTGGAGCTTCAAAAGAAGGTTGGAAATTTGTTTCAGGGCCACAAGTAGTGATTTCTACTAGAAATTATACCAATTCATTTCTTGTATCTGATTCCATGTGTTCATGCTTTCTCCTGAAATAACTAGTCAATTGCTTGTCTTATCCTTGAAATGACTTTCTGCTGCCCTATTTGCTTCATGATTATGACTGTGACAATATGATAATGCATTACTTGATACCTTAGTGGGACAAGGATTTATTGGGAATCTACCTATAAATTTGAGGAATTTGGGCTGTCAATTGTTTGTTATTGCAATAAGAGCACGTAATTATAGCAAGGGGTGTACTATGAATGATTTATTGGcggtagcaaaaataattggtgCACCACGATGAAACATAAAGGGATTTCTTTCTATGAGTGTTGGTACTGTCTTTACTAGTTTAGAATCTCATTTATATCTGTTTTTGATGTCCTTGTTACCTCTCTTTGATGTTTTAGTTTTGAAATGCTTAGCAAAATCCTCCTTTGCAATAATTGCTGTGCTATGGATCTTTCTGCAGGAAAGGATAAAGGCTGCTGAGGAGCATAAAAGAAATATAATGGAATACAGAGCATTTCTTGAATCCTCTGACTTTATAAAGGCATTACTCAACTTGATCATCATAGTAGATTCAATTGTTTTACTTAAAtgtattttgattttgttttatcCCTGTATTTTAGGCAAACAGCCAgtggagaaaagtccaagacCGTTTGGAGGATGACGAAAGATGCTCTCGACTAGAAAAGCTTGACCGGTTGGAAATTTTTCAGGTTAGCTAGTCTTTTTTGTTTGTGACACAAGGATCTTTTGCTAAGCTTTACTTGTACAGGAATATATTCATGATTTagagaaagaggaggaggagcaaaGGAAGATACAAAAGGTGCATCTAACTTCGCATGGCGTCAATTTCATATAGATTTTTTACTAGATATTCACTTCATTCTTTCAATGTTTGCAGGAACAATTACGGCGTGTGGAACGTAAGAACCGTGATGAGTTCCGTAGGTTGATGGAAGAACATATTGCTGCTGGAATTCTTACTGCCAAAACACATTGGCGTGATTATTGTGCACAGGTATTCTGGGATTTTTTCGAATATGCCTATTCTTGCATCTTTCTGTCTACATTGCCTTTGTATCTTTCAGGTTAAAGATTCAGCACCTTACTTAGCAGTGGCATCAAACTCATCTGGTTCAACCCCAAAAGACCTTTTTGAAGATGTTTTTGAGGAACTTCAGAAGcaggtttttgttttttttccaatTGTTTTAGTAACCAGTCATTTGTTTAAATGTTTATGATAAGGCTTTGATTGATTTTCATATGTAGTGTTGTgatgtttttattcattttttactATGTTCTTTTTGCAGTATCACGAAgagaaaattcaaattaaggatgcAATGAAGATTGGAAAAGTAATTCGTTTGTATTCTATTTATATTTGTTTTCAGCTTGTACAGATCCCTAATGCTATTATTAACTTCATCCAGATTACTTTGACTTTGTCATGGACATTCGAGGACTTcaaaaatagtattgcagataTTGATATCCAGAAAGGAGTATCTGAGATAAGCTTGAAAGTAGtttccatatttcattattttaatctatttattttaatattttctcttttaaaaaaatttaacattgaGATGATCTACAAATACGGACTTAAGAAAACCTGATAGCTGGAACTTCTGTAGACAAACATTACTCTTACTTTCAGGAACTCTTTCTTTTTGAATCATGCATCCTCTCTGCACTTTTCTATATGCATTACCTCTCCTCTAGTGGGGAAGCAATGCTTTATAGTGCAAGCacatggtttttttttttcctttcaaaatctAGTTTGCTATGCATCTGGTAGTTCAAGAGCTAAGGTCTTTTCATATCCTAACTGAGATTGAAGCGTCTGTTTTCATTTAGTTTGTCTTTGGTTGGGTATTTCATATCAATTTTTAGTACTGATATCATGTGGACAGCATGTTTCAGAACTCTTGTTTCCTATATTTAAGGAGCCTTTTTGCAGCCTTGAAATCTTTTCTTTGAGAGAAATCTTGTATGGGTTGCTTATATCTGATGGCATGAAGAAGTTTTTTCTCATACTGAAATACATACAAACTAATGGAAGTCCAACTGTTTGCAAAATTGCAAGAATTCATGAGGCAATGAGTGGGGAAAAAACCTCAATTTCttctttcaaaatacttttaaattttttacttgtaATTTTCCTAATGGTCCTTTTTCCTTAAATGTATCTGTGATTTGCAAACCAAATTTTAACCATAGGTTTGTTTGCCATTTTAGTTTCACACTTGACTATGAGGGCTTTATAACAATTCATATTTACATGGTTCCATGTGGTATTTCCAAAAAATGTTTGCAAAATTGCGAGAATTCATGAGACAATGAGTGGGAAaaattcataatttattttaaaaaagtacTTTAGTTTTACTTGTAACTCTCCCAATGATACCTTTCCTTGAATGTATCTGGTATACACAAGCCAATTTTTAGCCAAAGGTTTCTTGAGCATCTTAGTTTCACACATTCACCATGATGCTTTGTAACAATTTGTACTTAACATGGTTCCACGTAAAGTTACCAATGAAGATTTTTTTGCATAATAATAGTAATTATAATATGGTTCATTTTGTAAGCTAGTATTTACATACCATGTGAAGCTTTTCGATATATGTAGCTCGTTTATGATGAATTACTCGAAAGGCTTAGGGAGAAAGAGGAAAAAGAGGCTAAAAAGCGCCAACGTCTTGCAGATAATTTCTCTGATCTGTTATATTCAATCAAGGTAGATTCTTCACTAACCTTTTGGCAGATTTATCTTTTGTGTCAAGTAGTCCAATTTAACTTTTTACACTGTAGGAAATTTCTGCATCTTCCAAGTGGGAGGAGTGCATATCACTGTTTGAAGAGAGCCAGGATTATAAGTATTGGCTATCTCATTGTTCATATGTATATTTTTCCCCCTGCTagcataaatatttgatttcttttTGTCATAAGGTCAATTTGTGATGACAATTTTGCAAAAGAGATTTTTGAGGGCCATATTGCTCATTTGCAAGAAAAACTGAAAGAAAAAGAGCGCaggagggaagaagaaaaggtaaTAAAGTTTCTTTGGGTTCATGATTCATGTTTGCTTCTGACTATGTTGGTTAGAACTCCACCTCATTGCCAATTGCATCGTTTTGCAGAGGTTAATTGTTTCTGCTTTTTCTTAAAACTGAGTgtgtttgtatttattttgtt includes the following:
- the LOC122036315 gene encoding pre-mRNA-processing protein 40A-like isoform X3, translated to MFLELNGCNRLVDLLLFKDNCHSNQESQKRMTSNPQSSGAQPLRPPVVGSAGPPPNFGASMPVQYRTMVPAPQFVPAASQQFRPVPQGMPAPNISMPAGQTQMPHFSQSTQQLPPMSGQPGQVPPSSQAIPMPYVQASRPISSGPLPPQQNAQVPNNVPNLPGAAMPLSSSYTFATSYVQAPNTINAPVQYQPATQVTPSRTQTWATPGTQSVPLVAPLHQTAQQPLATSVTVPAQTVQSNSTEQSSSDWQEHTAADGKRYYYNKKTRQSVWEKPLELMTPIERADASTDWKEFTTSDGRKYYYNKATKQSKWTIPDDLKLAREQAENTAANLTSNETETTATVTSTVHSAEISSSNPVASAVPLVSSNSTQLPTNYGVQPNVMALTPTSVAVATNSGMTSSSVGTEHTSLQSGIPQPPPVRDQFSNAGVDDTITEIRSNQNKSPSTHIASLPDGTSQDLEEDKKTMPTVEKSGTPTEDKEVDEEPLVYANKLEAKNAFKALLESVNVESDWTWEQAMRIIINDKRYSALKTLGERKQAFNEYLGQRKKQEAEEKRIKQKKAREDFTRMLEECKELTSQTRWGKAISMFEDDERFSAVERPREREDLFESYLVELQKKERIKAAEEHKRNIMEYRAFLESSDFIKANSQWRKVQDRLEDDERCSRLEKLDRLEIFQEYIHDLEKEEEEQRKIQKEQLRRVERKNRDEFRRLMEEHIAAGILTAKTHWRDYCAQVKDSAPYLAVASNSSGSTPKDLFEDVFEELQKQYHEEKIQIKDAMKIGKITLTLSWTFEDFKNSIADIDIQKGVSEISLKLFDICSSFMMNYSKGLGRKRKKRLKSANVLQIISLICYIQSRKFLHLPSGRSAYHCLKRARIISQFVMTILQKRFLRAILLICKKN
- the LOC122036315 gene encoding pre-mRNA-processing protein 40A-like isoform X1, with the translated sequence MFLELNGCNRLVDLLLFKDNCHSNQESQKRMTSNPQSSGAQPLRPPVVGSAGPPPNFGASMPVQYRTMVPAPQFVPAASQQFRPVPQGMPAPNISMPAGQTQMPHFSQSTQQLPPMSGQPGQVPPSSQAIPMPYVQASRPISSGPLPPQQNAQVPNNVPNLPGAAMPLSSSYTFATSYVQAPNTINAPVQYQPATQVTPSRTQTWATPGTQSVPLVAPLHQTAQQPLATSVTVPAQTVQSNSTEQSSSDWQEHTAADGKRYYYNKKTRQSVWEKPLELMTPIERADASTDWKEFTTSDGRKYYYNKATKQSKWTIPDDLKLAREQAENTAANLTSNETETTATVTSTVHSAEISSSNPVASAVPLVSSNSTQLPTNYGVQPNVMALTPTSVAVATNSGMTSSSVGTEHTSLQSGIPQPPPVRDQFSNAGVDDTITEIRSNQNKSPSTHIASLPDGTSQDLEEDKKTMPTVEKSGTPTEDKEVDEEPLVYANKLEAKNAFKALLESVNVESDWTWEQAMRIIINDKRYSALKTLGERKQAFNEYLGQRKKQEAEEKRIKQKKAREDFTRMLEECKELTSQTRWGKAISMFEDDERFSAVERPREREDLFESYLVELQKKERIKAAEEHKRNIMEYRAFLESSDFIKANSQWRKVQDRLEDDERCSRLEKLDRLEIFQEYIHDLEKEEEEQRKIQKEQLRRVERKNRDEFRRLMEEHIAAGILTAKTHWRDYCAQVKDSAPYLAVASNSSGSTPKDLFEDVFEELQKQYHEEKIQIKDAMKIGKITLTLSWTFEDFKNSIADIDIQKGVSEISLKLVYDELLERLREKEEKEAKKRQRLADNFSDLLYSIKEISASSKWEECISLFEESQDYKSICDDNFAKEIFEGHIAHLQEKLKEKERRREEEKAKKEKEREEKERRKEKERKEKDREREKEKGKDRVRKEETESDIVDVMDRDGTKDRKRDKDKEKKHRKRHHSTTDDLSSDKDEKEESKKSRRYSSSDRKKSRKHSYGTDSDTENRHKRHKKDRDGTRRNGGYEELEDGELGEDGEIR
- the LOC122036315 gene encoding pre-mRNA-processing protein 40A-like isoform X2 — translated: MTSNPQSSGAQPLRPPVVGSAGPPPNFGASMPVQYRTMVPAPQFVPAASQQFRPVPQGMPAPNISMPAGQTQMPHFSQSTQQLPPMSGQPGQVPPSSQAIPMPYVQASRPISSGPLPPQQNAQVPNNVPNLPGAAMPLSSSYTFATSYVQAPNTINAPVQYQPATQVTPSRTQTWATPGTQSVPLVAPLHQTAQQPLATSVTVPAQTVQSNSTEQSSSDWQEHTAADGKRYYYNKKTRQSVWEKPLELMTPIERADASTDWKEFTTSDGRKYYYNKATKQSKWTIPDDLKLAREQAENTAANLTSNETETTATVTSTVHSAEISSSNPVASAVPLVSSNSTQLPTNYGVQPNVMALTPTSVAVATNSGMTSSSVGTEHTSLQSGIPQPPPVRDQFSNAGVDDTITEIRSNQNKSPSTHIASLPDGTSQDLEEDKKTMPTVEKSGTPTEDKEVDEEPLVYANKLEAKNAFKALLESVNVESDWTWEQAMRIIINDKRYSALKTLGERKQAFNEYLGQRKKQEAEEKRIKQKKAREDFTRMLEECKELTSQTRWGKAISMFEDDERFSAVERPREREDLFESYLVELQKKERIKAAEEHKRNIMEYRAFLESSDFIKANSQWRKVQDRLEDDERCSRLEKLDRLEIFQEYIHDLEKEEEEQRKIQKEQLRRVERKNRDEFRRLMEEHIAAGILTAKTHWRDYCAQVKDSAPYLAVASNSSGSTPKDLFEDVFEELQKQYHEEKIQIKDAMKIGKITLTLSWTFEDFKNSIADIDIQKGVSEISLKLVYDELLERLREKEEKEAKKRQRLADNFSDLLYSIKEISASSKWEECISLFEESQDYKSICDDNFAKEIFEGHIAHLQEKLKEKERRREEEKAKKEKEREEKERRKEKERKEKDREREKEKGKDRVRKEETESDIVDVMDRDGTKDRKRDKDKEKKHRKRHHSTTDDLSSDKDEKEESKKSRRYSSSDRKKSRKHSYGTDSDTENRHKRHKKDRDGTRRNGGYEELEDGELGEDGEIR